TGGCGAACTCCTCAGCGGTCGGCATACCGTCGCGGTCACGGGCCATGGCCAGCGTGGGCACGCGCGGGCGCGGCCGGTCGGCGGTGACCTCCAGGCCACGGTCCATCGCCTCAAGGTTTTCCCTGATGACCTTCAGCGGCAGGAAGTGCTCTCGCTGCATGGTCAGCACATAGCGCACCCGCGCGAGGTCGGCGTGGCTGAACTTGCGGTACGACGACTTGGTGCGAGCGGGCTGGATCAGCCCGACATCCTCCAGATAGCGGATCTTGGAGATGGAGATGTCCGGGAAGTCCGGCAGCAAGGCGGCACGCAACTCGCCGATGCTGATGGTCTCCTCACTGGCCGCGTTGCCGCCGCTGGTCACGAGCCCGCACCCGTGGGGGCGGCGTCCGTTCCTTGGGAGGCGTTGCGGTGCCCGACGAGGAACACCAGCCGGAACTTGCCGATCTGCACCTCGTCGCCGCTAGCCAGCACGGCCTGGTCGATCGGCTCCCGGTTGAGGTAGGTGCCGTTGAGGCTGCCCACATCGGAGACCGAGAAGTCCTCGCCGTCGCGGCGGAACTCCACGTGGCGCCGCGAGACCGTGACGTCGTCGAGGAAGATGTCGCTCTTGGGGTGGCGTCCCGCAGTCGTCACTTCCTGATCGAGCAGGAAACGCGAGCCGGCGTTGGGGCCACGCTTGACGACCAGCAGAGCGGTGTCGGCGGGTAGCCCCTCGATCGAGATGTCCTCGTGCGGCGCCTCGGTCGACTCCGGCGCCTCGGCGGGCTCGCTCTCGTTTCCTACCGGGCTGAACTGGCGGGTGGTCTCACCGGCCGGCAGCGAGGTATCGGAGACGCCGGTCGGCGCCCCGCACTGGGCGCAGAACCGCGCTCCCGGCGAGAGCTCCGCGTTGCAGACCTTGCACTTCAAAGCGTCACCTTTCACAACGGCCCAAGTCGCAAAAACCCAAGCCAGCAGTGAAAGAGGGCTCGGGGCTCGACTGGAAGAATCTGACTCTAGCCTACAGTTCGCCGGCGGTGCTGTGCGATGCTGCGGGCCACTTGCTGGTCAGGGTCGGTTAGGCCTGCGCGACGATCTCGCCGTACGCCTTGGCATCGAGCAGTCCATCGAGGGCTGCGGCACCCTCAATGCGGACCTCGAACATCCAGCCGGCGCCGTACGGGTCGGAGTTGACCGTCTCCGGGGCGCTCTCCAGCGCCTCGTTGCGGGTCAGCACCTCGCCGCTGACGGGTGCGAACAGCTCGCTGACGCTCTTGGTCGACTCGACCTCACCGCACGACTCGCCCGCGGTGATCGTGCTGCCGGGTTCGGGCAGCTCGATGAAGACAATGTCGCCGAGCGAGTCCTGAGCGTGGTCGGTGATGCCGATGCGGACGACACCCTCCTCGAGGTCTCCGCCGCTCTTCACCCACTCGTGCTCAGCGGTGTACTTGAGGTCCTCGGGGATCATGTGCACTCCTTCGTTCGCTGGCGACGGCCACAGCCTACCGCCCGCCGAAACCCCACCCCTCCGCACATCCGAACGTTATTCCCCGCGATCCGAACGTTATTTCGGTCGATCCGAGAGATATTTCGCGCGATCCGAGAGAAACGTGCCGGTCACCGGGCCGCGCGCACGATCCGCACGATCTGCCACACGTAGTGCGCCCCGGAGATCAGATAGAGCCCGATCCCCCACATCAAGAACGCGTAGGCGATCGGCAACGCGACCGCGGCGGCGCTCTCCCACGCATAAGCCAGCAGCAGCATCGGGAAGCCGTAGAGCAGGTTGAAGGTCGCGGCCTTGCCGAGGTAGTTGACCTGCAGCGCCTGGTAGCCCGCGCGGCGCAGGAACAGCAGCGCGATCCCCACGATGAGGTCGCGCAGCAGGATCAGCCCGATCACCCACCACGGGAGGAGCCCGCGGATGCCGAACGCCGCGAGCGTGCTGAGGATGTAGAGCCGGTCCGCGGCCGGGTCGAGGACCATGCCCAGCTTGCTGGTCTGGCCGGTCGCCCGAGCGATCTTGCCGTCGGCCCAATCGGTGATGGCCGATACCGCCAGCACGATCGCAGCCCACAGATCGGCCTGCGGGACCAGCAGTAACCATAAGAAGAGCGGTACGCCGGCCAGACGCAGCATGCTCAGGATGTTGGGAATCGTCCAGATTCGGTCGCTCGGCTCCGCGCTGGCGGTATCAGGCCGGGTCGCGTCGGTGCTCACTGCTGCGTTTCGGCGTACGCCGCGGTCGCTGCCACGTGGGCGCGCCCGCCCTCGGAGATGACGGCGAGCTCGGTCTGGGCGCTGGCCGGGCCGCCGGTCGCGAGCACCGGCTCGCCGACGAATACCGGCGCCTGCACGCGATAGTCGAAGCGGGTGAGCTCAAGTCGCGGGTCAAACCGCGCGGCGAGTACGCCGAGCTGCATCGCCAGCAGCGGCCCGTGCACGACGAGGTTGACGTACCCCTCGACGTCTTGTGCGTAGGGACGGTCGTAGTGGATGCGGTGCGAGTTGGCGGTCAGTGCGCTCATCCGAAACAGCCGGATCGGGTCGGTGACCATCGCGTGCTGCCACGGGGCATCGCTCGTCGGGAGCGCGCTCGGGCGAGCACCCCAGTCCGGCGCTGATCCGTCGTCGGCGCCGCGATAGACGTGGTTTTGCTCCTCGACGATGCAGGTCTGCCCTTGCTGGGAGTACTCGTAGCGGACCGTCGCGAGGATCATCGCGCCGGTGCGACCGGACTTGGGCACGGCGCTGACCAGCTCGCCGCGGCAGGTCGCCTCCTGGCCGATGCTCAGCGGACGGCGTACCTGCACCGATCCCCCGGCCCACATGCGGCGGCGGCCCGGGATCGGCGGCTGGAATGCGTCTTCGACCGGGTGCCCGTCGGCGCCCAGGCCGGGAAGTCGTGGCCAGGAGTGGAAGTATCCCCATTGCCACAGCGGCGGGAGTACGCCGGACGTCGGCGCCTCGAAGTCGAGAATGTCGCCGAGCTGCACAGCCGTCTCGAGGTCGATGACCGCGCGCCGCTCGGCGGGCTCAGGGTGCCACTGCTCGACGTACTGCGCCAGGGGGTGCTCGTCCACGCCCTCACCTTACGCAGTGGCCTGCTGGACTCCGACGCTAGGAAAGCGCTACCCAGCATTCGTCCGTGCCAATGTTGATGCTCGCGTACGCGGGCGAGGCGTTCTGCGGGTTGTCGGTGGCCTGGATGTCGTAGTAGACGGTGACGGTCTGCTTTTGCTCCGGATCGACTTTGACCGGATCGGTCGCGAGCGCCTCGTGC
The nucleotide sequence above comes from Epidermidibacterium keratini. Encoded proteins:
- a CDS encoding CDP-alcohol phosphatidyltransferase family protein — translated: MSTDATRPDTASAEPSDRIWTIPNILSMLRLAGVPLFLWLLLVPQADLWAAIVLAVSAITDWADGKIARATGQTSKLGMVLDPAADRLYILSTLAAFGIRGLLPWWVIGLILLRDLIVGIALLFLRRAGYQALQVNYLGKAATFNLLYGFPMLLLAYAWESAAAVALPIAYAFLMWGIGLYLISGAHYVWQIVRIVRAAR
- the odhI gene encoding oxoglutarate dehydrogenase inhibitor Odhl — protein: MKCKVCNAELSPGARFCAQCGAPTGVSDTSLPAGETTRQFSPVGNESEPAEAPESTEAPHEDISIEGLPADTALLVVKRGPNAGSRFLLDQEVTTAGRHPKSDIFLDDVTVSRRHVEFRRDGEDFSVSDVGSLNGTYLNREPIDQAVLASGDEVQIGKFRLVFLVGHRNASQGTDAAPTGAGS
- the gcvH gene encoding glycine cleavage system protein GcvH, which produces MIPEDLKYTAEHEWVKSGGDLEEGVVRIGITDHAQDSLGDIVFIELPEPGSTITAGESCGEVESTKSVSELFAPVSGEVLTRNEALESAPETVNSDPYGAGWMFEVRIEGAAALDGLLDAKAYGEIVAQA